In the genome of Xiphophorus hellerii strain 12219 chromosome 14, Xiphophorus_hellerii-4.1, whole genome shotgun sequence, the window CTTTCGCTGTATTTTGACTTACTTTTCCTATGACACAATGGACAGCCTAACATTACTAAATTACAGCTAacacttaataaaaaaatctaatgtgtatagcaaagacataaaaacaaaacctataAATGATCTATTTAACCAAGTCCTTAAACCTGGAAACCTTTTTTCCAGTCACAGGTTGTTCAGTGGTTTTTCTTCCCACCATAAAAACCTCGATCAACTCTTGCGCTCCTCTCTGAGGGTCTACTCGGTGCGGGAGGCGTGGTTTTCGTGGTGGTTGTTCTCTCCCTCTGTCTCCTGGTGACTGAAGAGGTAGCTCCACCAGCTCCTGGAGTGGTGAATCGGTCTGTTCGACCCATCACTGCTCACATTCCTCATTTCCTAGGTGacacaaaagcagaaacataaaaCGATTACCATATTGAAGTAGTAACTAAACTCCAAAGCAACTGTTTTTTGTAGATAAGCTGCACAAATTGGTTTTTAAAGGtgctgtctttatttttctgtgcaaattttTACATTTCGGTGTAAATTTGTTAAACTCTTCAATAATTTGCCTGAAACggtctcagtgctgccctctttgggttgaaAGAGGGCAAGAGACACGGGCCCCATGGCGAATCAGGAGTAGGAATAACGAGTATTGACTGAAAGCGTATCTAAGTTTAGGGCTGGTAGATTCGGCTGGAAACGTTATCATAAGCGGTTCATATCAGTCAATGTCAAtaattgttcatttgtttattttaaatatctgaaataattcaaaacttgtggaacatttcctgttttatccacagttttcactccaggctgttgtttgttcattttttagcAGTTAGGAGGAACAGTttcaaaaccttaaactgcagCTGCGTCAGTTACTCAGCAGATCGTTGCTAGGTTACCGAAGGGTGAGtgggttgttgctaggtaaccaaagaatgactTTGTTAGTTGGTGGAAAAGTCGCAAAGCTGTCTGTGAAAGCATAAACCCGCCCCCTGACACAGTGGGCGGGGTCAGGATACACAGGGGGGCGTGGTCAAGTGTGGGGATGAGCAGGTCAACTGATGTCAATTTGTCCACTTTGTCACtatattatttactttttatcaaaaatttaAACTACTGATCTAGAgactttttctgtgttgttggagATTTTTATGACTACAACAATCAGCAGGCAGACagactgtctgtctgtctgtccggAGCGAGCAGCGAGAACGGCCATTAGCTGCCATTAGCCTCTCCTGCTTCCTCAGCACTGCAGCCAATCTGACACAGTCGTTCAACACCATCCCTACACCTACAGTCAGAGCAGAGCAGACCTAATCTACTCATAttgcaaataaatcacacatttgttAAACTGAGAAACTATCAATCAAAGCTCTCCAAGCTCAGCTCGCTATTCCAACTCCTGACTCACTACAGGGGCTGCGTGTCTGAGTTAGATAGTTTTACAACCAAACCCAATACTGTGTGATGTAACGGCATACCGTTTCAAACAAATAGGAGAATCCTACTGCTTAGGCACCGTTTGACTGAAGGAGGCCAACACTGAGACGGCTTTAGGCAAAATAATGCAGaactaaacaaatttacacaaaaatgtcaaaattggCACAGAAAAATATAGATAGACCCCAAAATAACCTATCTAAACagtttattaacaaaaaaaagtttatttggggattagttacactttaaataaaacaaaaagagtcaCTAGATtggtctgaaaagttgctaattAGGGTGACAAAGTGGATAAATTGGTAGCTGCTTATTTCTTCCTGACCAGAGCCTCGCTTAAGCCCCTCCACTCATCCCCACACTTTGCCGCGCCCCTCAGTGtctcttggctccgcccacttcaGTGGATTTGTTCTAAATTGggcagggggcggggcttatgCTTTCACAGACAGGTTAGTTACACTTTGAGCTTTTTAACATCAATAAAGTTCAGAGATTCCTCATCCTCACCCCTTTATCAAGCAGGTTGACAAACTCATCGCTCATCCTCCGTAGCTGCCGGCCGTACTTCTTGGCGGCCCACAGGGAGGGAGGAGCTGATAAAGATCGGCCCCTGAATGGAAAGCCCTCAGTGGGGGTCCCGACCTCCTCTTCCCCCCTGGCCTGCAGCTCCACCTCTCTGGAGATGGTGGAAGCGATGGACTCCGAGTTCAGTCTCACCCGACCTGCTAACGAGAGGATAAAGGACAAATGGGTCTCAGGGTTTTTACTTGGAATGTGTataatgttttcctttcttctgcTCAGGTTCTGCTAATTGGTGCCAACAAAGCAATTAGGgcagaagacaaaacaacagaTTGAAATCTTGGAGATAAGAGATCCAAGCATCCCTGATATTTTTGCTACGGTGGAAAACAAGTTCAGCAGCATTcgtgaaagaaaacattgagaTACTTTCTTTGTTTGCCTCGCATGAAGTGTGAATGTAATGATCAGTAGTTAAAGGTTCAACTTCACACAATTAATTCAGGGCTGCTTGGTGAGAAACTGCATAAAAATAcccagaaaatatattttttctcaaagaatttcacttattttttaagatttcttcaaaataagagacaTTCTAGCATAAAAACCAGAGTTTAGACTGATGTGAAAGCTTGCAGTTGCAAATGTAATTGCAAATTTCCTGCATGGGCcattttctttctatattttACCTTAACATTCACCCATTTTATATCCTCAACACCCACTTCACAGTTCCCATAATCCTCTCTGTTTGCCTACTTGTAGATCGGAGCTCAGGAAGCGTGAGGGTGTGGCGTTGACTGAGCGGCTTCTCCTTTTCTTGCATTAGCTGCAAGTCTCCTCTTTCCTCTACGTCTTCCGATGGGTCCGACTCACCGTCTGAAATTGTAAATTTTGTGTCCATCGTAACATCTGGAGACAAAAGGACAAATTTAAGAGATTAAGACAGCGAGAAATGAAAGTGTAAGATTGATTAGACTCCATTATGTCCTGGGGAGTCACATTTTTTGATTTCTCAGTTGGAAAAATACCAAGAAGCCAACCTTGATGATTGGATTCCCACCTGAAAGTATCAGACACTGAGCTAGCATAATAGGAGGAAAGTTGCATGTACAAATTAATTAATACTTTTGACAGCTTTTAGAAACGAGGTGCACACTTTGCTCTACATATGCTTCTTTAGAGTTCGAATGCATTAAATGGAAAAGGAATTGCATTGTTAATAGAGCTAATTTTTGGTTAGCAATTTAATGTTCAACACacctaaattattattttctgctaAATTCTACAGCActaatttatttgattgttttgtaGACTTTCAGTCGAATAAAGCTCAACATCTGCATTGAAGCATTGGTTATCAATCAGTGAGAATAGTTAGATAGTAGttagatatttatatttatgctcttattttgatgAGGGCAAAGAATGTTTACGTAGCATCTCTGTTTCCACTCAAGTTCTCGATCTTTATTTTCcccaataattttatttcaaacaataaacacagaaacatcgCTGCCACTGACCATACATAAATGCTTTCTTATTCCTCCTCATGTACACCACATATGTGTTTTAGCAGACTTTCTTTCCAGGATGAAGGCACAGGTGGAGCCATCAGAGAAAAATTACTTTGCAatagaaagtactcctggcTCAGTGATCCTAAGGTTAGCCGGGTTTTCTTACAGAGCTATGTGAActattattttctttcccactGAATATCCTGATGGCACACTGTTTGTTTAGctgtgtttattttccaaacaagGCCAGTGAAAAATCTTTCCAATTGAAAGTACATTagagtgtttttaaattaaacacttCCCTTCTCGTCGatgattcaaaatgtttttgtttggctATATTGCATTAGCAAAGCCAGTGATGTGTCTTTCATATAGAAAGTACTCCTGACTCAGcactttttactgtttaaagAATTCTTAGACACTTAaccttttacattttgcattaaaaaggcAACAGACTTTGAATGCACTGCGTTACAATTTGGACTGTTTGCAACTGGATCTGAATAGGGCATCATAATTAGGATAAATTGTGGGGACAGGAATTAAATTTTAACCTGAAATTTGAATTGCTATGCAACTGAtaattaattttcatttctttttcattgtgAATtgattatgaataaataaactgagcTGAGCTAAACTAAGTTAATACTCATTATTCTATTTTTGACCTGTGTGGGTGAACTTCTCCTCAGAGACGAGCCTGATTAAGCAACATTTACTCCAAATGTATCCCAATAATAATGTTGCTGCTTCACATATTACTATCTAACCATCCAGAACCTATGAGATGGATCATTAGTGGGAGTTTCTGTGAAGGAACCACCTGTGTTAACACACCCAGCTGCTATCAGCTTCGCTGCACTGACCCCCATAAACTGGTCCAAAGGTATTTCCAAGAAATAGCcgcacaaaaacaatcactttTCTTTCCCAAGACGCTTTAATAAGTTATATTATTGATGACTTGCTGTTACACATTTATTAACAGAGGCAACAAACCGTGTTCATCGGTCTGAACACTGCctgtcttgttttgttgttgttgtcggAGGAAGACAAAAGAAACTTCGTACAGGGCGGAAGCTGCTGCGGCCAGTCTCCGCTAACTACGGCTTTTAAAAACGCTTCATGAGGCGGGTTTCCTTACCCGAAGTCTCTACAGCATGAGCCCGAGGAGTGAGACTGTGACTTTAGCTGGCTTCATGGGGCGGCAGCTGTTGTTGTTCTCATCCGCGTCTCGTTTTTTACTCTGTAACACACTTTAGCTCCTGGCTCACCCAATCGCCGCGCGTCAGAGCCACTTCGCGGCGTGCTGACGTCACTGTTGCGAACCGGGACTTGTTTGTCTCTTCGGTTTACCGTAATGCAAGAGGTAGGTGCGCATCTTACATTTGGTTTAATACCGGGGTGTCCAGACTGTCACCAGTTTTAAGTTTcacatgtttgtcttttgtatATCTTTTTCAactaaaattgcaaaaatatatatatttttttcttttcttcttatttgcttattaataaatcaaaaacaatattttaattaaatgagcaAGAATCAATCATTGAATATTTGAGACAtgacattaagaaaaaaaaaggacaaaataaaatttcaggTAGATAACCTCCGTCTAGATTTTCAGAAACAAGAACAGGACATGCTTACTGTTTGtttagttacatttaaataagtgctcactggatgtttgtggttttatttacaatcaaatttaattaatatttttcgTTTCacctaaagtttttttgtttcaagaaTATTTTAACATGCCTGTATCAATAGAAATTGCACCCTAACATTTTTATCTGCATTAATTTGCATAATtggctaaataaattaaataaaaaagtcatgCTTAAATTGAGGTTTATGGCCATGCAAAATCATTCCAGGGGGCATAAATTGCCCCTAGACCACATTTTGGACACCACAGTTTTAATAGGggctaaataaatgtaaaaatgggaagtaacatgtttttatttatttaattttacttttatttcattagGAGGTTATCAAATATAGCCTCCTGAAACATAACAGGGCTGAAGTTAGTAAAAGTGTCTCTGACACTTTCACTCACGATTTGATTTGGAACTAGCTTTGGtcttttattcttgtaatatatGTGCATAAAACTACTGATCTATAAATCCATACAtagatttatgtaaaaaaaaaaaaaaatcactaataTTTATTCCCCATATTTGTATAATATTAAGGTCAGTGCCTgcacttgtttattttttcccccacttaaCTGGTGATAACAGTAAACAGGCTGAGGAGACAAAAGTGTAACGTATAGTTCCCTAGTTGACCAGCAGGTGGAGATGTTTGAGTAGAAACTGAGCAGATGTCTCAGTTTCTTCCTGGTAATCCTGGTCTACATCTTCCCTCTAGGTTTattaagttataaaataaaattattagcaagacatgcattaaaaaaatataaatatacataacCCACTAAAGCAAAATGCTACTGCAGAGCGTATTTGTAGTGTGCAAACTGGTAATCTTACAGAGCTTTCTCCTCTTTGCTTTCTTTCCGCACATCAGAGGTGGAAAATTCAAGTGTGTAATTATCTACCATTTATATTTAGAGCCTCTCCTGCTTCTCTACTAACCCTCAATGTTGCTGCTCTTTCTGCTGGGAGGCTTGAGACTAAAttagtctatttttcttttctaagtaTTTAATTGACACTTGGAGAGGAGAAACAAGTTGTGTTTGCGCCACTGTGATGCAGTGGATTCATCCAAACAGAACTAATGTGAGTCTCTGAGCCCAGGAAAGTCTGCAGAGTCATCTTCTCTCACTCTAATGGAGGAAGCTTTAGGAAATTATCGTTCCTGTGCCCTTTTCTGCACTCTATTCTTGGAAGgattaaaggaaaatattacaTGAGAGTTCTGGTTGGATTTCAACTTCATTCCAGAGCCGTAAAATTATTATCCATGTTAATCTGATGTGTGCGCACACTGGCTCCAGAGCTGTCAGCCATGATGGGGTGTGTGAGCATGAGAGAAAGACCTTAACATTTCAGACTGCGACTGGTTGCTTGTAAGTCCGTCGGCTGGGTTTGAGAGCCATACAATTAACATCCATTTATATCTCCCTGCACCATCCTCACCCTGCCTCCCTGCCCCTCATCTGGGGGGTTATTTCGGGAAGCGGAGGCGTATGCACTCCCACACTGTCTCCAAACCACcacttggtgtgtgtgtgcaggcgtgtgtgtatgtgtgtggctGTTTGAGTGCAAGTGCAGCCGTGTTCCTCAGCTTCCCCTCAAAATGTTCCTTTCAATTTAATGCCAGGATGCTGACTGTGTGGCTCCGCTGCAGCCACTCTCACTGtgtcaaatgtttcttctttttcctctttgaaCACCAAGATCTCTTACAAATACTCACACTCCTTGATCTGTGCCACATCCTGTCTCAAACCGACCGAAACCTCTCCTGGAATacatcaggattttatttaacagatGTGATTAAGTAAAGCCTGAGAGAAACAACCTGCTCATGGtgatgacagcatcatgctgcggggAGGCCCTACTTAAGCAGACACAGAGAAACTATTGTGAGTTAAAGCTGAATGCAGTGTGAACAATCAGATTCTTCTAAATGGCTCTTTACCCTGAACGACACGAATCAAGTCAGTTAGCAACAAGACccgttctttgtttttaatgactttacaCACTTATAACAAGCTGCACTGTTATGAAGTGTGAGGTTGTGCATGGTCAGCTGGGAATATGGATCATGCTgaaagttttaatgaaaaaatatgatgaaaaaacTTATGCAAGTTAGCAAGAAACGCAGGGATCACAGGGAACCAGAgtcaaaccaaaacagaaatccaGAACAAAAAGCCAACAAGATAAAATGGGGTCACTATCGAGGTATAGCAGGATTTAACAGGAGGATCCAGCAAGGAGTAACTGAGGATGagttgtatttatatatatatatgtaaatatatatatatatatatataagtatatatatatatgtactggGGAGgttgaggagagagagagggaaagtgGCACAGGGGGCGAGCTAGTGTACACAGGGAACTgggaaataaatctaacactaGACGCaaataacataattaaactagAGCAACAAAGAATAACTAGTCagaagaaatgaacaaactaGAATCAGTCAGAAAGGactgaacagaaacaagactgatCTAATCTAATTAGAGGAACACCGAAATTaacaaaacccaaaaccaaCTCAAACAACCCTAGATCCTAACATTAacgttattattttattttaaattccattaatttaattatttaattaattaataattaatttaatttaataaatacaacGCAAGACGTATCATGGCAGCAGACATCTATTGTAAGCACTAAAATGTATCGATTTGCAGTAAAAGACAACAgatatttgacatttataattttaaatttctttttatgaaacaaaatatatatactgtggttctgtttcaccttttgaataaatattaattttgctttatgcagatgtttttacttttttgtaaatttcactcataaaaacatctctgattttatagaaaactacaatgaggaaaaaatgcCATGTTGTTATAAacatgcacattttaaaaaatggatcatttgaagatgaagaaaacaaGTTCTTTGACGTAAATGCATTCTGAAGATTCAGTTCTTTTCAGAGAGTTCTTTTCAAAGAATACATGAAACTACTGAATACAAACAATGAGgattttttcattcatattaaGGTTTAGATCTGTTTTCTAACGTTGGGTTTTAGgatgtagtttcttttttataagtagttttctttttacttttgttttcttcagttcttCTTGCCTTATTTAAACTAACATCTTAGGTCACcaacatgttattttttatcttcagtAATTACACAATTTAAGATAATCTATTGACTCTTTCTAAATACaagatgagaaataaaatgattcttcaagttgatttttaaagctCATAGTAATAAGATTAACTGTTTTCGAAGGATCACAAAACTTTCACAGCTCTAGAGAAAAGAGATTTAGCAGAAGTGAAACCAAAAACGCGTTTGGTTGAGAGCCGACTGTGTTTGAGTCATTCTAACGTgactatgttttaaaaaaaaacaaaacatagtcACGTTAGAATgatccagtcaaagttcaaacctcaatccaactgagaatctgtggcaaaacttgaaaactgattttcacAGCCACTACACATTCAATTTTACTGGAAAAACCTCTCAGacttttatgttaaaatgttgcaaacctttttatttcacattacaATGAAGCATTTCTGTTTGTTGGTCGTTCATGCAGAATTTAGAGATCCACAAAAACTGAcctaaaatatacaaaactaAGAGCCCACTGCGCTGAACATCAttaaaaacctcctggttattccaccaaatattgatttctgaactcttcctgagttaaaacattagtatcgttgtttctaaatgaatataaatttgttttctttgcattatttgaggtatGAAAACTCTgaatcttttatgtttttctgaccatttctcattttctgcaaataaataaatttttgcttggaatttcagagagatgttgtcagtagttcatagaataaaagaacaatgttcattttactcaaacataaacttataaagagttaaatcagagaaactgatagGTTATTTTTACAAAGTGTTAAATTTAGACTCCCTGATGACGATAATTTACCTGATAGTTGAAAATTAGTTAATGATCCACTGTTTGAGGCCAATCATTCTCTACATACTGATACTGCTCATGCATTGCCTGTAAGCTTTATTGGTGCATTATCTGTATTTCTCCACAACATTCAGATAAAAACTCAATTACATACAGTGAACTTTGAGGTTGTGATCAGACGAGATGTGCAAAAGTTCAAAGGCAAAGCACTTTGTTAAGCCAGTTCTTATTAAATCTGAAGAAGTAATAACTTATTTCCCAATTCCCCAATAGTTTGAATCAAATCTAAACTTCAAGCAAGCTGAATAAGAAATGGATGAGACAAAGGGAAAGCCAACAGAGGGGACTCAAAGAGTCACAGATGTAGGATCAAGAGTAAAAACAGGCAGTGAGATCTGAAGAAAACAAGTATGGAGTAGCTCCAAAGATGGCAATAAAGTCAACAtaacatgaaatataaaaatattctcaAGACAGAAACCAACAGAATAACTTGTAGGGAGGAGGCGCAAACAGAGGCTGTAACCAGCTTAAATATACGCTCCTCCAGCCTGTG includes:
- the badb gene encoding BCL2 associated agonist of cell death b isoform X2, which produces MDTKFTISDGESDPSEDVEERGDLQLMQEKEKPLSQRHTLTLPELRSTSRVRLNSESIASTISREVELQARGEEEVGTPTEGFPFRGRSLSAPPSLWAAKKYGRQLRRMSDEFVNLLDKGEMRNVSSDGSNRPIHHSRSWWSYLFSHQETEGENNHHENHASRTE
- the badb gene encoding BCL2 associated agonist of cell death b isoform X1, producing the protein MDTKFTISDGESDPSEDVEERGDLQLMQEKEKPLSQRHTLTLPELRSTTGRVRLNSESIASTISREVELQARGEEEVGTPTEGFPFRGRSLSAPPSLWAAKKYGRQLRRMSDEFVNLLDKGEMRNVSSDGSNRPIHHSRSWWSYLFSHQETEGENNHHENHASRTE